The nucleotide window CCCACTGCTCCTTGTCATGACCGAAAATCACCAGCCCGATATGCTCCCGTTCGACCAGATCAAGCAGTTTGATCGTACTGGCGCGGATCGCTTCGGCGTCCGGGTTGCTACCGTCGTCCTGCTGGTCACGGGTAAAGCCCTCGCTGAAGGCTACAGCGTCAATCGTCAATAGAATCGCCCCCGTTTGGGGCAGCCGCACCAGCACCGATTGATGTCCCGGCACATGCCCGCTCGTCTCAATCAGCTCCAGCCCCGGCAGCAGTTCCGTGTCCCCGTCCACCAGTCGAATGCGCTCCAGTGGCTGATCCCATTGGGGTCGATTGGCAGCAAAACGTGGGTTGCTCGCCGCATCCAATTGATGCACACGCTGAACAACATATTGCGCCTTCGTGAATGCCGCGTGTCTTCCGGCATGGTCGATATCATAATGCGTCGAAATGACTGTATCAATATCGTCTTGTTTTAGGCCAATGCTCGCCAACTGCTCGATAATGTCCTGCCCATTCTCGAACTCCGATTCTCCTTCAGGCATAATCTCCGGTAGGCCACTGTCAATCAGAATATTCTTGCCGTCACCCGTTTGCACCAGATAGCAAACAATCGGAATCTGGTATTCCGGCACGGACCCAACTTGCATCAGATATAAACGCTGCGGAGTATTTTGGCTCATGA belongs to Chloroflexota bacterium and includes:
- a CDS encoding N-acyl homoserine lactonase family protein — its product is MSQNTPQRLYLMQVGSVPEYQIPIVCYLVQTGDGKNILIDSGLPEIMPEGESEFENGQDIIEQLASIGLKQDDIDTVISTHYDIDHAGRHAAFTKAQYVVQRVHQLDAASNPRFAANRPQWDQPLERIRLVDGDTELLPGLELIETSGHVPGHQSVLVRLPQTGAILLTIDAVAFSEGFTRDQQDDGSNPDAEAIRASTIKLLDLVEREHIGLVIFGHDKEQWETLKKAPEFYE